The proteins below come from a single Pristiophorus japonicus isolate sPriJap1 chromosome 18, sPriJap1.hap1, whole genome shotgun sequence genomic window:
- the LOC139229152 gene encoding C2 calcium-dependent domain-containing protein 4C, with the protein MWLFDKIRGTVETNLSRPGESSGRDKQPKVSLFSNVLTPDKIPDFFIPPKFPNSAADGAAAENTENRQKKSPHLKPSASEQILVAKKPQGSPRQKSKTSRDHTSSNLLKVANRHIIQIESAEDTNSDDLNEAGGNTNYDPQSQSAMSLPYIPLTQTSYGFSTLMESPHTRRKESLFHVDHGSPVTSPNSPRKRSPKGNGEAQHLNPPEFSLSLASTCRYFTGGDSDTTSSVESSPFNSPLLSRSVSGASLLKMFSHENLAKHCKPLQSFTWNSSLSTDECSSTDASPNIARRIRCPTSPAGGHPAPQGALPLSLLHYQDRMLKEHTIRLNKGGAIRLSAEYDCSNARLRIRIITAEDLYDKTLDNKSINCCVILYLTPGKIQKQRSTIIKNSRNPIFNEDFFFDGLPLDEFKRAALKLKVVNKASSLKRDAVLGEKELKLSLLLPFF; encoded by the coding sequence ATGTGGCTCTTCGATAAAATTCGAGGCACCGTTGAGACCAACTTGAGCCGCCCTGGGGAGTCCAGCGGCAGAGACAAGCAGCCCAAGGTCTCCCTGTTCAGCAACGTGCTGACCCCGGACAAGATCCCCGACTTCTTCATCCCGCCCAAGTTTCCGAACAGCGCGGCCGACGGAGCGGCCGCCGAGAACACCGAGAACCGCCAGAAGAAGTCGCCGCACCTGAAGCCCTCGGCGTCGGAGCAGATCCTGGTGGCCAAGAAGCCGCAAGGCAGCCCCAGGCAGAAGTCCAAAACCTCCCGTGACCACACCAGCAGCAACCTCCTGAAGGTCGCCAACCGCCACATCATTCAGATCGAGAGTGCCGAAGACACCAATTCTGATGACCTGAACGAAGCCGGTGGCAACACCAATTACGACCCTCAGTCACAGAGTGCCATGTCTCTCCCTtacatcccattgactcagacctcCTATGGCTTTTCCACTTTGATGGAAAGCCCTCACACCAGACGCAAGGAGTCACTTTTCCATGTTGACCATGGGAGTCCTGTGACCTCGCCTAATTCCCCAAGGAAACGGTCACCCAAGGGCAATGGGGAAGCCCAACACCTCAACCCGCCCGAGTTCAGTCTGTCCCTGGCCAGCACCTGCCGATACTTCACTGGTGGGGACAGTGATACCACCTCCTCTGTCGAATCCTCCCCTTTCAACTCGCCCCTCCTTTCCCGCTCGGTCTCGGGTGCATCCCTCCTcaagatgttcagccatgaaaatcTGGCCAAACACTGCAAACCCCTGCAGTCATTCACCTGGAACAGCTCCTTGTCcacggatgagtgcagctccacggATGCCAGTCCCAATATCGCGAGACGGATCAGGTGCCCTACTTCTCCTGCTGGTGGTCACCCTGCCCCACAGGGGGCTCTTCCGCTGAGTTTGCTCCATTATCAAGACCGCATGCTCAAAGAGCACACCATCCGCCTGAACAAAGGGGGTGCGATTCGGCTATCTGCTGAATATGATTGCAGTAACGCCCGTCTTCGAATCCGTATAATCACCGCGGAAGACCTTTACGACAAGACACTGGACAACAAAAGCATCAACTGTTGTGTGATTTTGTACCTGACTCCTGGAAAGATTCAGAAACAGCGAAGCACCATCATCAAGAACAGCCGAAACCCCATTTTCAATGAAGATTTTTTTTTCGATGGGCTCCCTCTTGATGAGTTTAAGAGGGCAGCTTTGAAGCTAAAGGTGGTAAACAAAGCCTCCTCCCTCAAGCGTGATGCTGTACTTGGTGAGAAAGAACTTAAATTGTCCTTATTACTACCTTTCTTCTGA